A single Leptolyngbya sp. FACHB-261 DNA region contains:
- the petA gene encoding cytochrome f has protein sequence MKKLFVAAIAAVLLISGVISPQAAQAYPFWAQQNYETPREATGRIVCANCHLAQKPIEVEIPQSVLPNTVFEAVVKIPYPEGSQQVQSDGSKAGLNVGAVVMLPEGFKIAPEDRIPAELKEKIEGLYYQPYAEDKENIVLIGPLPGDEYQELVFPVLSPDPATDKNVHFLKYAVHVGGNRGRGQIYPTGEKSNNNLFTAPVEGTISAITPVSEDEGGGYQVTIETAEGKEVVETIPAGPELVVSQGAQVAKDAPLTVNPNVGGFGQVDAEIVLQSPDRVKWLIAFFASVAVSQLMLVLKKKQVEKVQAAEMNF, from the coding sequence ATGAAGAAATTGTTCGTAGCAGCCATTGCTGCTGTGCTCTTGATCAGTGGGGTAATTTCTCCGCAAGCTGCCCAGGCCTACCCCTTCTGGGCGCAACAGAACTACGAAACACCCCGCGAAGCCACGGGGCGGATTGTTTGCGCCAACTGCCACCTAGCGCAAAAACCAATCGAAGTAGAAATTCCTCAGTCAGTCTTGCCAAACACGGTATTTGAGGCTGTCGTCAAAATCCCTTACCCGGAAGGCAGTCAGCAGGTACAGAGCGACGGTAGCAAGGCTGGGCTGAACGTCGGTGCAGTCGTCATGCTGCCAGAGGGCTTCAAAATTGCACCAGAAGACCGGATTCCAGCCGAACTTAAGGAAAAGATCGAGGGACTTTACTATCAGCCCTACGCGGAAGATAAAGAGAACATCGTTCTTATCGGCCCCCTACCTGGCGACGAGTATCAGGAATTAGTTTTCCCGGTGCTCTCCCCTGACCCAGCTACAGATAAGAATGTCCACTTCTTGAAGTACGCCGTTCATGTGGGCGGCAACCGTGGCCGTGGGCAAATCTACCCAACTGGTGAGAAGAGCAATAACAACCTGTTCACTGCTCCAGTTGAAGGCACAATCAGCGCGATTACCCCCGTCTCTGAGGACGAAGGCGGCGGTTACCAGGTCACCATCGAGACAGCGGAAGGTAAGGAAGTTGTAGAAACGATTCCTGCTGGTCCAGAGCTGGTTGTCTCCCAGGGTGCTCAAGTTGCGAAGGATGCTCCTTTGACCGTCAATCCCAATGTGGGTGGCTTTGGTCAGGTGGATGCTGAAATCGTGCTCCAGAGTCCTGATCGCGTCAAGTGGCTGATTGCTTTCTTCGCTTCAGTCGCTGTATCCCAGCTCATGCTGGTCCTCAAGAAGAAGCAAGTTGAGAAAGTCCAAGCGGCTGAGATGAATTTCTAA